In Helianthus annuus cultivar XRQ/B chromosome 9, HanXRQr2.0-SUNRISE, whole genome shotgun sequence, the following are encoded in one genomic region:
- the LOC110921669 gene encoding uncharacterized protein LOC110921669 — protein sequence MAAPNLFIFFYITLTLFTYASSQTLHEQQQQQQSDDSSLQIKHQHLLSKIQNLESSIDERSREINVKDERIKQLEMIVLEKSNSLTALHSEIQSLQKKESVYAKEVEGEALTRASELAKQVDNLKAEISKQNTKKEALEARINVAEKRIAELNVKLEKLQKVNEEQKIRIHNTENALQKAEEERIRLRLNAARYSKELEEVHDSWLPSWFAVPLFHYQSVLVTHWNVYGRPALDITVQKVLETQAKVRKWARPHIDDLHTKWIPSIKDQWLTFVTNTEPYVQLLTSKTVEMYNETEKSLRPHITNIQTLLDPYIKEAKKFTKPYINQLSKTLGPHINKTRIFLKPYTKKILRGYRRFSKTTVKYHRQVHANIHQVLKENEFTRPFASYELAWLLASAVMVIPVMVLFSWLSALFSKKPRRRTRAHTAHSRRRPKRVHPDKASASR from the exons ATGGCGGCACCAAacctcttcatcttcttctacaTAACCCTAACTCTCTTCACTTACGCATCTTCACAAACTCTTCacgaacaacaacaacaacaacaatcggaCGATTCGTCTCTCCAAATCAAGCACCAACACCTCCTCTCAAAGATCCAAAATTTAG AGTCAAGCATTGATGAGAGGAGCCGTGAAATTAATGTCAAAGATGAAAGAATTAAACAGTTGGAGATGATTGTTCTTGAGAAATCAAATAGTTTGACCGCCTTGCATAGTGAAATTCAATCTCTCCAG AAAAAGGAATCCGTTTATGCCAAGGAAGTAGAGGGCGAGGCACTTACACGAGCTAGTGAACTTGCAAAGCAG GTTGATAATCTTAAAGCGGAAATATCAAAGCAAAACACAAAAAAGGAAGCATTGGAAGCTCGAATAAATGTCGCTGAGAAAAGAATTGCTGAATTGAATGTGAAGCTTGAAAAG CTCCAGAAGGTAAATGAAGAACAGAAGATTAGAATCCATAATACAGAAAACGCTCTACAAAAGGCTGAG GAAGAAAGAATCAGACTACGACTTAATGCTGCTCGCTACTCTAAAGAATTGGAAGAG GTCCATGATTCATGGCTTCCATCTTGGTTCGCAGTTCCTTTATTTCACTATCAG TCCGTTTTGGTAACTCATTGGAATGTGTACGGAAGACCAGCTCTGGATATTACAGTTCAAAAG GTACTGGAAACACAAGCTAAAGTTCGAAAGTGGGCACGACCTCACATTGATGACTTGCACACT AAGTGGATTCCTTCCATCAAGGATCAGTGGCTTACGTTTGTGACAAATACAGAACCATATGTGCAACTACTTACCTCAAAGACCGTTGAAATGTACAATGAAACTGAGAAAAGCTTAAGGCCTCACATTACCAACATACAAACTCTTTTGGATCCGTACATTAAG GAAGCTAAGAAGTTCACAAAGCCCTACATCAATCAGCTTTCAAAGACACTGGGACCGCATATCAATAAAACACGCATTTTCCTCAAGCCGTATACGAAGAAAATACTCCGTGGTTATAGAAGGTTTTCTAAGACAACCGTAAAATACCATCGCCAG GTTCATGCTAACATTCATCAAGTACTGAAGGAAAATGAATTTACACGCCCCTTTGCAAGTTATGAGTTGGCGTGGCTTCTG GCCTCTGCTGTTATGGTTATACCTGTGATGGTTCTGTTTTCATGGCTGTCAGCTTTATTCAG